From the Candidatus Deferrimicrobiaceae bacterium genome, the window AGGCCGTCGTAATAGCTGATCGCCAGCACCCCGCCGGGAACGATCAACTTGCACGCCTGGTTGATCGATTCCCGGAAATTGGGAAGGAGGAAGATCGACGCGGTGTAAAATACCGCGTCGAAGGCTTCATGGAAGTAGTTCGCGAGATTCTCCGCGTCCCCCCGGACAAAGTAGATCCCCTTTTTCCCTTCCAAGCGCTCCCTCGCCTTGATGAGCATGGGCTCCGAGATGTCGATCGCGTAGATGATCGGGGGTGGATCCAGGGACTTGTAAATGCACAGGGTGGAGATTCCGGTGCCGCACCCCACGTCGAGCACTCTTTCCGGCGCGAAGGGTTCGTTCAGCTCGCATAGCTTCTTCGTGAGCGTCTCGAACAAACGGTGCTTTCTCTCGAAGGTGTCGTAGATGCTCGCGCTCTGATCGAAATTCCTTTCGACGGCTAATTTAAACCTAAAGTTTATATCTTTTTCTTTATGCATCGATAATATCTATACTTTTTTTAAAGGATCGAACAGTTTTTGATATTCCTCCATGGCGTACCGGTCGGTCATCCCTGCGATATAGTCGCAGACCACCCGTCTGGCACCGTCGTTCCCCAGGCGCGCGAAAATATGGGGGGGGAGCTGTTCGGGACGTTCGCAATAGGAATGGAAGAGTTCCCCGATGACCCGGCGGGCCTTCT encodes:
- a CDS encoding class I SAM-dependent methyltransferase, translating into MHKEKDINFRFKLAVERNFDQSASIYDTFERKHRLFETLTKKLCELNEPFAPERVLDVGCGTGISTLCIYKSLDPPPIIYAIDISEPMLIKARERLEGKKGIYFVRGDAENLANYFHEAFDAVFYTASIFLLPNFRESINQACKLIVPGGVLAISYYDGLFDAKGRDAVPLVFPELKYQYGAISYDDLMIFLKAMRGFRTAEFDYRFEITNEYLFDFLSIPAQSAGFFPKTPYIERIPMIRDLCERLTEEVRPLFMGWKFVVSRKG